In Enterobacter cloacae, the following are encoded in one genomic region:
- a CDS encoding type IV secretion protein Rhs: MLNRITVQLPAEGLLFWKLSGREAMSESFALTLTLLGTDARIDRSKLLGQPVTVTIPTQNLLTSRYINGKITRVAVSAIELTGTRYAVYQLTVEPDLWPMKRDRNLRIFQGQTVPQIVKTLLGEHQVNMEDKLTGSYRVWDYCVQYQESSLDFISRLMELEGIAWHFSHEADKHTLVLTNAATQHQPFSGYEVIPYHQTPSGGSTDEEGIGQWALEDSVTPGIYSLDDYDFRKPNAWLFQAQQNPASPKPGSIDVYDWPGRFVEQGHAEFYARIRQERWQVEHQQIQATATAAGIAPGHTFTLTNAPFFSDNGDYLITAAGYHFEENRYASGEGETIHRTDFSVIPSSVSFRPAQSTAWPRTYGPQTAKVVGPQGESIWTDKYGRVKVKFHWDRLAKGDDTSSCWVRVSSAWAGQGYGGVQIPRVGDEVVVDFINGDPDRPIITGRVYNEASMPPWALPAAATQMGFFSRSKDGHKDNANALRFEDKAGQEQIWIHAEKNMDTEIEHSETHDVGVDRKKTIGQDEHVMVKRNRHVNVGGNSTSNTGNQHKINVGKNQTVLTMDKEGNALLEATTSIKLKVNDNYILITPSTIEIIVSEGTLKAESITEASFKGTEMTKLGGGINAELKANDTINISGTNLTDVKGAVVKINS; the protein is encoded by the coding sequence ATGCTCAACCGAATTACCGTCCAGCTCCCGGCCGAGGGGCTGCTTTTCTGGAAACTCTCCGGCCGCGAGGCGATGTCCGAGTCGTTCGCCCTGACGCTGACGCTGCTTGGCACGGATGCGCGCATTGACCGCAGCAAACTGCTGGGTCAGCCGGTCACGGTAACCATCCCGACACAAAACCTGCTCACCTCCCGCTATATCAACGGGAAGATCACGCGCGTGGCCGTCAGCGCTATTGAGCTGACCGGAACCCGTTACGCGGTGTATCAGCTGACGGTGGAGCCGGATCTGTGGCCGATGAAGCGCGACCGTAACCTGCGTATCTTCCAGGGGCAGACGGTGCCGCAGATTGTGAAAACCCTGCTGGGTGAGCATCAGGTCAACATGGAAGACAAGCTCACCGGCAGCTACCGGGTGTGGGACTACTGCGTGCAGTATCAGGAGTCGAGCCTGGACTTTATCAGCCGTCTGATGGAGCTGGAAGGGATTGCCTGGCACTTCAGCCATGAAGCCGACAAACACACCCTGGTCCTGACCAATGCCGCCACGCAGCATCAGCCGTTCAGCGGCTACGAGGTGATCCCTTATCACCAGACGCCGTCAGGCGGCAGTACCGACGAAGAAGGTATCGGCCAGTGGGCGCTGGAGGACAGCGTCACACCGGGGATTTACAGCCTTGATGACTATGACTTCCGCAAGCCAAACGCGTGGTTGTTCCAGGCGCAGCAGAACCCGGCGTCGCCGAAACCGGGCAGTATTGATGTCTACGACTGGCCGGGGCGCTTTGTTGAGCAGGGACATGCGGAGTTCTACGCCCGTATCCGCCAGGAGCGCTGGCAGGTTGAGCATCAGCAAATTCAGGCCACGGCGACGGCGGCGGGGATTGCACCAGGGCATACATTCACATTAACCAACGCGCCGTTCTTCAGCGACAATGGCGATTACCTGATCACGGCGGCCGGGTATCACTTCGAAGAGAACCGCTATGCGAGCGGCGAGGGTGAAACTATTCACCGTACCGACTTCAGCGTTATCCCGTCGTCTGTATCGTTCCGTCCGGCACAGTCCACGGCATGGCCACGCACCTACGGCCCACAGACCGCGAAAGTCGTCGGGCCGCAGGGGGAAAGCATCTGGACGGACAAATATGGCCGCGTGAAGGTGAAATTTCACTGGGACCGTCTGGCGAAGGGCGATGATACCAGTTCCTGTTGGGTACGTGTTTCCAGCGCCTGGGCGGGCCAGGGTTATGGTGGTGTGCAGATCCCGCGTGTCGGCGATGAAGTGGTCGTGGACTTTATCAACGGCGACCCGGATAGACCAATCATCACAGGCCGCGTGTACAACGAAGCAAGCATGCCGCCGTGGGCGCTGCCTGCGGCGGCCACGCAGATGGGCTTCTTTAGCCGCAGCAAGGATGGGCATAAAGATAATGCCAATGCTCTACGTTTTGAGGATAAGGCTGGGCAAGAGCAAATCTGGATCCATGCTGAAAAAAATATGGATACCGAGATTGAGCACAGCGAGACACATGACGTCGGGGTCGATCGTAAAAAAACCATCGGTCAGGATGAACACGTGATGGTTAAGCGCAACCGCCACGTTAATGTGGGGGGAAATTCAACCAGCAATACGGGTAACCAGCACAAAATCAATGTGGGTAAAAACCAGACTGTATTGACTATGGATAAAGAGGGAAATGCTCTTCTGGAAGCGACAACCTCCATTAAGTTGAAGGTGAATGATAACTATATTCTTATCACACCATCGACCATCGAAATTATCGTTTCCGAAGGTACACTGAAGGCGGAAAGTATTACTGAAGCGTCATTCAAAGGGACAGAGATGACGAAACTAGGGGGGGGAATAAATGCCGAGCTGAAAGCTAACGATACGATCAATATCAGCGGCACTAATCTGACGGATGTTAAAGGCGCTGTCGTTAAAATTAACAGCTAA
- a CDS encoding IS5 family transposase — MSQQLTFADSEFSSKRRQTRKEVFLGRMDDLLPWDKLLGVIEPVYPKAGNGRRPYPLETMLRIHCMQQWYNLSDEAMEDALYEIASMRQFARLSLDKAIPDRTTIMNFRHLLEQHELARKIFSTVNHWLAECGVLMTQGTLVDATIIQAPSSTKNKHNSRDEDMHQTKKGNQWYFGMKAHIGVDAKSGLTHSLVTTAANEHDLNQVGKLLHGDEEFISADAGYQGAEKRDELSDVSADWLIAKRPGKVNALKQHPRKNKLAIRYEYLKASIRAKVEHPFRIVKCQFGFVKARYKGLAKNDSQLAMLFTLANLVRVDQLIRAQARST, encoded by the coding sequence ATGAGCCAGCAACTGACTTTTGCCGACAGTGAGTTTTCCAGTAAACGCCGCCAGACCCGCAAAGAAGTTTTCCTTGGCAGAATGGATGACTTGCTTCCCTGGGACAAATTACTTGGCGTTATCGAGCCTGTGTATCCCAAGGCCGGTAATGGTCGCAGGCCCTATCCGCTGGAAACCATGCTGCGTATTCACTGCATGCAGCAATGGTACAACCTGAGCGATGAGGCCATGGAAGATGCCCTCTATGAAATCGCCTCCATGCGCCAATTTGCTCGCCTGTCACTGGATAAAGCCATTCCAGACCGCACTACCATCATGAATTTCCGGCATTTGCTGGAGCAGCATGAACTGGCCCGCAAAATCTTCAGTACCGTTAATCACTGGCTAGCAGAGTGTGGCGTTCTAATGACCCAGGGCACCTTGGTGGATGCCACCATCATTCAAGCCCCCAGCTCTACCAAAAACAAACACAACAGCCGTGATGAAGACATGCACCAGACCAAGAAAGGTAACCAGTGGTACTTCGGCATGAAAGCGCACATTGGCGTGGACGCCAAAAGTGGCCTGACCCACAGTCTGGTGACCACGGCGGCTAACGAGCACGACCTCAATCAGGTTGGCAAGTTACTGCATGGCGATGAAGAATTTATCTCAGCCGATGCTGGTTATCAGGGGGCCGAAAAGCGCGATGAGCTCAGCGATGTCAGCGCAGACTGGCTTATCGCCAAGCGTCCCGGCAAAGTGAATGCATTGAAGCAACACCCGCGCAAGAACAAGCTGGCCATCCGTTACGAATACCTGAAAGCGAGTATCCGAGCGAAGGTTGAGCATCCATTTCGGATAGTAAAATGTCAGTTTGGTTTCGTCAAAGCCAGGTACAAGGGGCTGGCTAAAAATGACAGTCAACTGGCGATGTTATTCACCCTGGCGAACCTGGTTCGAGTTGACCAATTGATACGGGCACAGGCGAGATCTACCTGA
- a CDS encoding type IV secretion protein Rhs: MSDNNAARQGDEIIHSSIFADITSIVAEGAAYAVIGAAVGAAATVAAPLLGAGAAAAGVAAIGSSCLLSGIIGGVLANVAGITDDISNAAEGLGNALFPPSPAGKITSGSDNVLTNTLPAARAAGTLTPADTPSPEPQSPGSFADYAGMLLSAAGQFGSEMWQPSVASAASGTSPLEQDKVACEKHSGPQYLAEGSKSVFINGQPAVRAKDRTTCEATVSDDVSPNVIIGGETLTVRDIKSGKTPGLALGMIALSLLRGRPGKILKNMPCALAAAGGGMLADMAVNAVFGSSHPVHAATGVKVLNDDDELDFSLPGRFPLRWQRSYNSLTTREGLFRLGWATTFDSYLALEENNATWFDETGRELSFELPPVDRAFYSISEGIIIRRNDSGDVAIADDDGAVWRLYKPTCANPSVLRLASLSDEYGNALLTEWDEYGRLVNLHDEPRTIDLTLRYENERFPQRVTSASQFDGSRSWPLMQWRYDARGQLASATDASGVITREYRYNDKGLMVWHRLPGGLESEYRWQKFDHWRVVENRTSTGDGCRFTYDLDAGLTTVEHYDGQTRLHYWNVQSLIVCYVDERGENWRYEWDENELLTRRIDPLGNAVTFVYDEMGNRVQEIDAEGNARTTTWLEHRALPAAIIEADGSATRFWYDEHHGLKRVVDPLGQTTQLRRDEFGQVVEEVDAAGNSRYQEYNEAGQVVRATDCSGRITRYRYHPLGWLTAETGADGEETRYRYDAAGRPVQLERPEGWSESLTWNERGLPVQHQGADGKESAFRYDAAGRLTATRNTQGEEVRRRWDNRGRLVALENENGEAYQFRWGADSLLLEEVGLDGVASQYRYDACGRTVARTFAAGHPQAITHAFAWSASGQLVARTTPEGLTRYHYTSSGLLSRIGLHPALSASVWSNEAEQELAFEYDALGRVTREQGEYGELAWQYDALGNRTSATLPDGRELKQFYYGSGHLLGIALDKLSVSDFTRDELHRETSRTQGLLTTRSEYDRLGRLHRRDVFTGNAQRPSPRRWSRRWDYDYRNNLVREERDDNPFSWYRWQYDSAGRLLVQDGTLPGQEQWRWDAAGNPLEGIGEKITHNRVTQLNGIRWRYDIHGRTVEKDNGQTRWQYRYDGEHRLTEVISQPRDRNKPQTVVSFRYDPLGRRISKTRRQILGGQPTGKPVTTQFVWEGFRLLQEVHDDVPLTYVYSDQDSYDPLARIDGVDAPEIFWFHCQPNGTPERMTDVEGQVHWEGVNSAWGKLLRESETQLSGYSQNLRMQGQYLDRETGLHYNLFRYYDPDSGRFTQQDPIGLAGGINLYQYAPNALGWVDPWGLSRCKAPNGYKTGDVDPHGNLSPGVNRASGHTNNKNDGFVQSHHPIQDAWAKEVAIKWSAAPDMTPQTVLYRRPVAQFSNFQPKIVSSWLILALFQANFLISGRSRLCPYQLVNSNQVRQGE, translated from the coding sequence ATGAGCGATAACAACGCGGCCCGTCAGGGCGACGAGATTATTCACTCCAGCATTTTTGCGGATATCACCAGCATTGTGGCAGAAGGTGCCGCCTATGCGGTGATCGGTGCGGCCGTTGGTGCAGCGGCCACCGTGGCCGCGCCGTTGCTGGGGGCAGGAGCCGCTGCTGCAGGCGTTGCGGCGATTGGATCCAGCTGTCTGTTGAGTGGGATTATCGGTGGCGTGCTGGCAAATGTGGCGGGAATAACGGATGACATCAGCAACGCGGCTGAAGGTTTAGGCAATGCGCTTTTCCCTCCATCACCCGCGGGTAAAATTACCTCGGGTTCCGACAACGTGCTGACCAACACGCTTCCTGCCGCGCGTGCGGCCGGGACGCTGACGCCTGCCGATACCCCGTCACCTGAGCCGCAGTCTCCAGGCAGTTTTGCCGATTACGCGGGCATGTTGCTCTCCGCCGCCGGGCAGTTTGGTAGCGAAATGTGGCAGCCGAGCGTAGCCTCTGCGGCATCGGGTACTTCACCGCTGGAGCAGGATAAGGTGGCGTGCGAAAAGCACTCCGGACCGCAATATCTGGCGGAAGGTTCTAAGAGCGTCTTTATTAACGGCCAGCCTGCAGTGCGTGCGAAAGACCGTACCACCTGTGAAGCAACCGTTTCTGACGATGTTTCCCCGAATGTGATCATCGGTGGTGAGACGCTGACGGTTCGCGATATCAAAAGCGGTAAGACGCCTGGTCTTGCGCTGGGGATGATTGCACTCTCTTTGCTGCGTGGGCGACCAGGCAAAATATTAAAGAATATGCCCTGTGCGCTGGCTGCCGCGGGGGGCGGCATGTTGGCCGATATGGCCGTCAATGCTGTATTTGGTTCCTCGCACCCGGTGCATGCCGCGACCGGCGTGAAGGTGCTGAATGATGACGATGAACTCGATTTCTCACTGCCGGGGCGCTTCCCACTTCGCTGGCAGCGCAGCTATAACAGCCTGACCACGCGTGAAGGGCTGTTTCGTTTAGGCTGGGCGACCACCTTTGATAGTTATCTCGCCCTGGAAGAGAACAACGCGACCTGGTTCGATGAAACCGGACGCGAACTGAGCTTTGAGCTGCCGCCAGTCGATCGCGCGTTTTACAGTATCAGCGAAGGTATCATTATCCGCCGTAACGACAGCGGCGATGTAGCGATTGCCGATGACGACGGTGCGGTGTGGCGTCTGTACAAACCTACTTGTGCTAACCCTTCCGTGCTGCGTCTGGCTTCCCTCAGCGATGAGTATGGCAACGCACTGCTGACGGAGTGGGACGAATACGGCAGGCTGGTCAATCTTCACGACGAACCGAGGACGATAGACCTGACGCTGCGCTATGAAAATGAACGCTTCCCGCAGCGTGTGACGTCAGCCAGCCAATTTGACGGCAGCCGCAGTTGGCCATTAATGCAGTGGCGCTATGATGCGCGCGGTCAACTGGCGAGCGCGACAGATGCCTCTGGCGTGATAACCCGCGAGTATCGCTATAACGACAAGGGGTTGATGGTCTGGCATCGTTTACCGGGTGGGCTGGAAAGCGAATATCGCTGGCAAAAATTTGATCACTGGCGGGTGGTGGAAAACCGTACCAGCACGGGCGATGGTTGCCGCTTTACTTACGATTTAGACGCCGGGCTGACGACAGTCGAACACTACGATGGCCAGACGCGACTGCACTACTGGAATGTGCAGAGTCTGATCGTCTGCTACGTTGATGAACGCGGTGAAAACTGGCGCTACGAGTGGGACGAAAATGAGCTCCTCACGCGCCGCATCGATCCGCTCGGGAATGCCGTCACGTTCGTCTATGACGAGATGGGTAATCGGGTACAGGAGATCGACGCCGAAGGCAATGCCCGTACGACAACCTGGCTGGAGCATCGCGCGTTGCCTGCGGCCATCATTGAAGCGGATGGCAGCGCCACCCGTTTCTGGTATGACGAACATCACGGCTTAAAGCGCGTGGTCGACCCGCTGGGGCAGACCACGCAGTTGCGCCGGGATGAGTTTGGTCAGGTCGTTGAGGAGGTTGATGCTGCCGGAAACAGTCGTTATCAGGAATACAATGAGGCAGGACAGGTTGTACGCGCGACAGACTGTTCAGGACGCATCACCCGCTACCGCTATCATCCGCTGGGCTGGCTGACGGCTGAAACTGGCGCTGATGGCGAAGAGACGCGTTATCGCTACGACGCTGCCGGGCGTCCGGTACAGCTTGAGCGCCCGGAGGGCTGGTCAGAATCACTGACGTGGAACGAACGCGGCCTCCCGGTTCAGCACCAGGGGGCCGACGGTAAAGAGAGTGCATTCAGATATGATGCTGCCGGTCGGTTAACCGCCACACGCAATACGCAGGGTGAAGAAGTTCGCCGCCGCTGGGACAACCGCGGGCGGCTGGTGGCGCTGGAAAATGAAAACGGTGAAGCGTATCAGTTCCGTTGGGGGGCAGACTCGCTGCTGCTGGAAGAGGTGGGGCTGGATGGCGTGGCTTCGCAGTATCGCTATGATGCCTGCGGACGCACGGTAGCGCGTACCTTCGCTGCCGGTCATCCGCAGGCCATCACCCACGCCTTCGCCTGGAGCGCAAGCGGCCAGCTTGTTGCCCGTACCACGCCGGAAGGACTGACCCGCTATCATTACACATCGTCAGGGCTACTGAGCCGGATCGGGCTGCATCCTGCGCTTTCAGCCAGCGTATGGAGCAATGAAGCAGAGCAGGAGCTGGCGTTCGAGTATGACGCGCTGGGCCGTGTTACGCGCGAACAGGGTGAGTATGGTGAGCTCGCATGGCAGTATGATGCCCTCGGCAACCGCACCTCGGCAACGCTACCCGACGGCCGTGAGCTGAAACAGTTTTACTACGGCAGCGGGCATCTGCTCGGCATTGCCCTCGATAAACTGTCGGTATCCGACTTTACCCGCGATGAACTGCACCGGGAAACCAGCCGAACTCAGGGGCTGCTGACCACCCGCAGCGAATATGACCGACTTGGCCGCCTGCATCGTCGGGATGTCTTTACCGGCAATGCCCAGCGCCCGTCGCCAAGACGCTGGTCGCGGCGCTGGGACTACGACTACCGCAATAACCTGGTGCGTGAAGAGCGTGACGATAACCCCTTCAGCTGGTATCGCTGGCAATACGACAGCGCCGGGCGGTTGCTCGTTCAGGATGGCACGCTTCCCGGGCAGGAACAGTGGCGCTGGGATGCCGCGGGTAACCCGTTAGAAGGCATTGGGGAGAAGATCACCCATAACCGCGTAACGCAGCTGAACGGCATTCGCTGGCGCTACGACATCCACGGCCGCACCGTGGAGAAGGATAACGGCCAGACGCGCTGGCAGTATCGCTATGACGGTGAACATCGCCTGACGGAGGTCATCAGCCAGCCGCGGGACCGCAACAAACCGCAGACCGTGGTCAGCTTCCGTTACGATCCGCTTGGCCGACGTATTAGCAAAACGCGACGCCAGATCCTCGGCGGACAACCTACAGGTAAGCCGGTTACAACCCAATTCGTCTGGGAAGGGTTCCGACTGCTGCAGGAAGTTCACGATGATGTGCCGCTGACCTACGTCTACAGCGATCAGGACAGCTATGATCCTCTGGCGCGTATTGATGGCGTTGATGCGCCGGAGATCTTCTGGTTCCACTGCCAGCCCAACGGCACACCGGAACGGATGACGGATGTCGAAGGACAGGTGCACTGGGAGGGAGTGAACAGCGCATGGGGCAAGCTGCTGCGGGAAAGTGAGACGCAGCTATCAGGATATTCTCAGAACCTGCGAATGCAGGGGCAATATCTGGATCGAGAAACAGGGCTGCACTACAATCTGTTCCGGTATTATGACCCCGACAGTGGGCGGTTTACGCAGCAGGACCCGATAGGGCTGGCGGGCGGGATAAACCTTTACCAGTATGCGCCGAATGCGCTGGGGTGGGTGGATCCGTGGGGGTTGTCGAGATGTAAAGCTCCGAATGGATACAAAACTGGCGATGTTGATCCACATGGTAATCTTTCTCCTGGTGTAAACAGAGCGTCGGGCCATACAAATAATAAAAATGATGGGTTTGTACAAAGCCACCATCCAATTCAAGACGCTTGGGCTAAGGAAGTTGCGATTAAGTGGTCCGCAGCTCCCGATATGACGCCCCAAACCGTCCTTTATCGACGTCCTGTGGCTCAATTTTCCAATTTTCAGCCCAAAATCGTCTCTTCGTGGCTGATTTTGGCCCTGTTTCAGGCCAATTTCCTCATTTCAGGTAGATCTCGCCTGTGCCCGTATCAATTGGTCAACTCGAACCAGGTTCGCCAGGGTGAATAA
- a CDS encoding type IV secretion protein Rhs: MLNRITVQLPVEGLLFWKLSGREAMSESFALTLTLLGTDARIDRSKLLGQPVTVTIPTQNLLTSRYINGKITRVAVSAIELTGTRYAVYQLTVEPDLWPMKRDRNLRIFQGQTVPQIVKTLLGEHQVNMEDKLTGSYRVWDYCVQYQESSLDFISRLMELEGIAWHFSHEADKHTLVLTDAATQHQPFSGYEVIPYHQTPSGGSTDEEGIGQWALEDSVTPGIYSLDDYDFRKPNAWLFQAQQNPASPKPGSIDVYDWPGRFVEQGHAEFYARIRQERWQVEHQQIQATATAAGIAPGHTFTLTNAPFFSDNGDYLITAAGYHFEENRYASGEGETIHRTDFSVIPSSVSFRPAQSTAWPRTYGPQTAKVVGPQGESIWTDKYGRVKVKFHWDRLAKGDDTSSCWVRVSSAWAGQGYGGVQIPRVGDEVVVDFINGDPDRPIITGRVYNEASMPPWALPAAATQMGFMSRTKDGSVDNANALRFEDKAGAEQVWIQAERNMDTSVKNDETHSVGGERSHYVKKNELHRVEANQIQAVKGGTEILTGKGKLDAAVEQYVLASGTKLRLVSGESAIELNANGKINLIGKEFNFFVEGDGHITTGGKLHLNTSGTQPGTTAPGAGHKGDIDAAVQAKFSSGEGE, translated from the coding sequence ATGCTCAACCGAATTACCGTCCAGCTCCCGGTCGAGGGGCTACTTTTCTGGAAACTCTCCGGCCGCGAGGCGATGTCCGAGTCGTTCGCCCTGACGCTGACGCTGCTTGGCACGGATGCGCGCATTGACCGCAGCAAACTGCTGGGTCAGCCGGTCACGGTAACCATCCCGACACAAAACCTGCTCACCTCCCGCTATATCAACGGGAAGATCACGCGCGTGGCCGTCAGCGCTATTGAGCTGACCGGAACCCGTTACGCGGTGTATCAGCTGACGGTGGAGCCGGATCTGTGGCCGATGAAGCGCGACCGTAACCTGCGTATCTTCCAGGGGCAGACGGTGCCGCAGATTGTGAAAACCCTGCTGGGTGAGCATCAGGTCAACATGGAAGACAAGCTCACCGGCAGCTACCGGGTGTGGGACTACTGCGTGCAGTATCAGGAGTCGAGCCTGGACTTTATCAGCCGTCTGATGGAGCTGGAAGGGATTGCCTGGCACTTCAGCCATGAAGCCGACAAACACACCCTGGTCCTGACCGATGCCGCCACGCAGCATCAGCCGTTCAGCGGCTACGAGGTGATCCCTTATCACCAGACGCCGTCAGGCGGCAGTACCGACGAAGAAGGTATCGGCCAGTGGGCGCTGGAGGACAGCGTCACGCCGGGGATTTACAGCCTTGATGACTATGACTTCCGCAAGCCAAACGCGTGGCTGTTCCAGGCGCAGCAGAACCCGGCGTCGCCGAAACCGGGCAGTATTGATGTGTACGACTGGCCGGGGCGCTTTGTTGAGCAGGGACATGCGGAGTTCTACGCCCGTATCCGCCAGGAGCGCTGGCAGGTTGAGCATCAGCAAATTCAGGCCACGGCGACGGCGGCGGGGATTGCACCAGGGCATACATTCACATTAACCAACGCGCCGTTCTTCAGCGACAACGGCGATTACCTGATCACGGCGGCCGGGTATCACTTCGAAGAGAACCGCTATGCGAGCGGCGAGGGTGAAACTATTCACCGTACCGACTTCAGCGTTATCCCGTCGTCTGTATCGTTCCGTCCGGCACAGTCCACGGCATGGCCACGCACCTACGGCCCACAGACCGCGAAAGTCGTCGGGCCGCAGGGGGAAAGCATCTGGACGGACAAATATGGCCGCGTGAAGGTGAAATTTCACTGGGACCGTCTGGCGAAGGGCGATGATACCAGTTCCTGTTGGGTACGTGTTTCCAGCGCCTGGGCGGGCCAGGGTTATGGTGGTGTGCAGATCCCGCGTGTCGGCGATGAAGTGGTCGTGGACTTTATCAACGGCGACCCGGATAGACCAATCATCACAGGCCGCGTGTACAACGAAGCAAGCATGCCGCCGTGGGCGCTGCCTGCGGCGGCCACGCAGATGGGCTTTATGAGCCGCACGAAAGATGGTTCTGTCGACAACGCCAACGCCCTGCGTTTTGAGGACAAGGCGGGCGCGGAGCAGGTGTGGATCCAGGCTGAACGCAATATGGATACCAGCGTTAAAAATGATGAAACGCACAGCGTCGGCGGCGAGCGCAGTCATTATGTGAAGAAAAATGAGCTGCACCGCGTGGAAGCAAATCAGATTCAGGCCGTGAAAGGCGGTACTGAGATCCTCACCGGCAAAGGCAAGCTGGATGCGGCGGTCGAACAATATGTGCTTGCCTCTGGCACGAAACTGCGGCTGGTCTCGGGGGAAAGCGCGATTGAACTTAATGCTAACGGCAAAATTAACCTGATTGGAAAAGAGTTTAACTTCTTTGTTGAGGGTGATGGTCATATCACCACGGGCGGCAAGCTACACCTGAATACCTCTGGCACCCAGCCCGGCACGACGGCACCGGGAGCGGGGCATAAAGGAGATATTGATGCGGCGGTGCAGGCGAAATTCTCATCGGGAGAGGGTGAATAG
- a CDS encoding toxin RelE translates to MNLLHFIETKVFQRVIDGLLSPDELREFQEVLRQDPTAGDTISGTGGCRKIRWALPGMGKSGGIRVIYYYLTADNEVFLLIAYPKNEKDNLTNAEKNQLKKAVEGIEQASQEARGKK, encoded by the coding sequence ATGAATTTACTACACTTCATTGAAACCAAAGTCTTTCAGAGAGTGATTGATGGATTGCTTTCACCTGACGAACTCCGGGAGTTTCAGGAAGTGTTAAGGCAAGATCCTACCGCTGGCGATACCATATCAGGTACGGGCGGTTGCCGTAAGATTCGCTGGGCTTTGCCTGGTATGGGTAAAAGTGGTGGTATCAGGGTCATATACTACTATCTGACAGCAGATAACGAAGTATTCCTTCTTATAGCTTATCCCAAGAACGAGAAAGACAATCTCACTAATGCTGAAAAGAACCAGTTGAAGAAAGCCGTAGAAGGTATAGAGCAAGCCTCCCAGGAGGCAAGGGGGAAGAAATGA
- the insH6 gene encoding transposase InsH for insertion sequence element IS5H, protein MSHQLTFADSEFSSKRRQTRKEIFLSRMEQILPWQNMVEVIEPFYPKAGNGRRPYPLETMLRIHCMQHWYNLSDGAMEDALYEIASMRLFARLSLDSALPDRTTIMNFRHLLEQHQLARQLFKTINRWLAEAGVMMTQGTLVDATIIEAPSSTKNKEQQRDPQMHQTKKGNQWHFGMKAHIGVDAKSGLTHSLVTTAANEHDLNQLGNLLHGEEQFVSADAGYQGAPQREELAEVDVDWLIAERPGKVRTLKQHPRKNKTAINIEYMKASIRAKVEHPFRIIKRQFGFVKARYKGLLKNDNQLAMLFTLANLFRADQMIRQWERSH, encoded by the coding sequence ATGAGTCATCAACTTACCTTCGCCGACAGTGAATTCAGCAGTAAGCGCCGTCAGACCAGAAAAGAGATTTTCTTGTCCCGCATGGAGCAGATTCTGCCATGGCAAAACATGGTGGAAGTCATCGAGCCGTTTTACCCCAAGGCTGGTAATGGCCGGCGACCTTATCCGCTGGAAACCATGCTACGCATTCACTGCATGCAGCATTGGTACAACCTGAGCGATGGCGCGATGGAAGATGCTCTGTACGAAATCGCCTCCATGCGTCTGTTTGCCCGGTTATCCCTGGATAGCGCCTTGCCGGACCGCACCACCATCATGAATTTCCGCCACCTGCTGGAGCAGCATCAACTGGCCCGCCAATTGTTCAAGACCATCAATCGCTGGCTGGCCGAAGCAGGCGTCATGATGACTCAAGGCACCTTGGTCGATGCCACCATCATTGAGGCACCCAGCTCGACCAAGAACAAAGAGCAGCAACGCGATCCGCAGATGCATCAGACCAAGAAAGGCAATCAGTGGCACTTTGGCATGAAGGCCCACATTGGTGTCGATGCCAAGAGTGGCCTGACCCACAGCCTAGTCACCACCGCGGCCAACGAGCATGACCTCAATCAGCTGGGTAATCTGCTGCATGGAGAGGAGCAATTTGTCTCAGCCGATGCCGGCTACCAAGGGGCGCCACAGCGCGAGGAGCTGGCCGAGGTGGATGTGGACTGGCTGATCGCCGAGCGCCCCGGCAAGGTAAGAACCTTGAAACAGCATCCACGCAAGAACAAAACGGCCATCAACATCGAATACATGAAAGCCAGCATCCGGGCCAAGGTGGAGCACCCGTTTCGCATCATCAAGCGACAGTTCGGCTTCGTGAAAGCCAGATACAAGGGGTTGCTGAAAAACGATAACCAACTGGCGATGTTATTCACGCTGGCCAACCTGTTTCGGGCGGACCAAATGATACGTCAGTGGGAGAGATCTCACTAA